In Desulfobacterales bacterium, the genomic stretch ATTTACAGCATATTAACAAATTTTTCCGAGCGTTCAAAATTTTAAACCATGCGCGTGCATTCGCATAATGGCGGATAACTGATTTATATGATTTGGTTTCTATGGTTTATTCCTGTGAACTTGTTTTTCCGACGTCCGCTTTGAATTCGAGGGTTTATTCCGTGCAAAACCCTGTGAAAGGAAACGGTTGAATTCGGGTATTGCCCAACGTAGCGTTTTTCGGCATAATTAAAAAGATTAAGTAACTGCTCAGTATCCAGGAGACAGTATTCAGAATTCTGTGTTCCTGAGTAGTTACAAAATTAAGTGATAATCAAATTCGCTGGAGTGTTTACCCAAGAACATGACAACCAATCGGCTTTTTAAAAAAATCATTCTCTTTGAATATATTGGATTTGGCGTTGTCATTCTGGTTTTGTGGCTGAATGAAATATTGGATGTGCCCGCCTTCCTTCCCGGTGGTCACCCCACACCGATAAATTTTACGGAAAGTCTTTTCGAAACCGCTGTCATTTTGCTGCTGTCAATATTCGTTATCTGGGCAACCAGGGATATTCTTTGTAGAATCGAGCACATAGCCATGTATGACCCGCTGACCGATTTGATGAATCGGCGGTTTCTGATGGAATATTTAAAACACAAGGTGATGAAAGCCTCCCGATCAAAGCGGCCTTTTTCGATCATCCTCTGCGACATCGACGATTTCAAAAAGATAAATGATCGCTTTGGTCATGAAACCGGCGACTTCGTTTTACAACAAATAGCCAATATTCTTAAGGAAATAACACGCCCACAGGATTTAACCAGCCGGTGGGGAGGAGAAGAATTCCTGATTTTTCTGCCGGACATGTCCTCAGGGAATGCCGGCGACACGGCGGAAAGACTTCGGGAAAGGATTGACGGGCACATTTTTTCATTCGACGAAATAGAAATTAAGGTCACCATGAGTTTCGGCGTCTCCGATCACTTCTACGGCGATACGGGATCAGCAGAATGTATTCGGGAGGCCGATAAAAACCTGTATGAGGCAAAAAGACAGGGGAAAAATCGGGTCGTAAAAAGCGCTGAGTAAAAGGCGGTGGTATTCCGAAACTGCCCCAACTGCAACAATCACCGCTTATCACCGGTCTCTTCTTTAGGCCCTTTACCAGAAACATGCACGCCTTTGCGTGTATGTTCGCCGAAGGTGAAAGATGGCTTTTATGCATCCCAGCATCCCAGCATTCCAGCATCCGGCTTTTCCGGATTAGGTATCACCTCGTTAAATAAACTTTCAATTTCTGCCGGAAGCGGTGCAATCCAATCCATCTTCCTTCCCGAAACGGGATGAAGCAGTTGCACCCGATACGCATGAAGAGCCTGGCGGGAAAGAATCAGCTTCTGTTTGTCTTCCGCGGTTAGTCGG encodes the following:
- a CDS encoding GGDEF domain-containing protein — encoded protein: MTTNRLFKKIILFEYIGFGVVILVLWLNEILDVPAFLPGGHPTPINFTESLFETAVILLLSIFVIWATRDILCRIEHIAMYDPLTDLMNRRFLMEYLKHKVMKASRSKRPFSIILCDIDDFKKINDRFGHETGDFVLQQIANILKEITRPQDLTSRWGGEEFLIFLPDMSSGNAGDTAERLRERIDGHIFSFDEIEIKVTMSFGVSDHFYGDTGSAECIREADKNLYEAKRQGKNRVVKSAE